GGCGTCCTCGATCTCGGCCTTCAAGGCACGTTCGATCCGGTCGCAGATGTCATGGGCCTGCGACACCAGGGTCTGGCCGGGCACCACCAGATGAAAATCGATGAAGGTGACGCGGCCGGCCTGCCGGGTGCGCAGGTCATGCGCTTCCAAGGCGCCGTCGGCCTCGCATGAGATGACGCCGCGGATGCGCTCGAGCGTTTTTTCCGGCACCGCCTCGTCCATCAGGCCACCGAGCGAATCCTTCATCACCTGCCAGCCGGACCAGAGGATGTTGAGCGCGACGATGGCGGCGAGCAGCGGGTCCAGAATGGCCCAGCCGGTGACGATGGCGAGCAGCACGCCGAGCGTCACGCCAACGGACGAGACCACGTCGGACAGGAGATGGCGGCCATCGGCGAGCAGCGCCGGCGAACGCCATTGCCTGCCGCGGGTGATCAGCAGCCAGCACCAGGCGGCATTGATCAGGCTGGCGAGCCCGTTGACCAGCAGGCCCTCGAGCGGGGCGTCGAGCGCCTTCGGCGCCAGCAGTCCCGAATAGGCCTCGCGCATGATCAGGATGGCGGCCACGACGATCATCACGCCTTCCAGGACGGCGCTGACATATTCGGCCTTGTGGTGGCCATAAGGATGGTTGGCGTCGGCCGGCCGCTCCGCCAGCCGGACGGCGAGGATCGCGGCGATGGCGGTCGCCACGTTGACCGTGCTCTCCAGCGCGTCGGAATAGAGCGCGATCGAGCCGGTCATGCGCCAGGCGAGCAGTTTCAGGCCGAGCACGACGACGCCGACGACGAGGCTCCCGGCCGCCAGCTTGAGGGTTTTCGACATGGGTTCGGGCACCACCTGCAAGGGGGAGCGGCGCTATCTAGCCAAGTCGCGGCGCGCTGGCAAGCCATTCAAGTGATTGTATTATCTTGCAAATCAGTCGCAAGAGCAGGGTTGGCCGGCAGCGATGGTCAGGGCGCCCGGCTCGGCCTTCGGGGCAGGGCAGGCGCGCCAGGACTGGCCGCCATCCAGATGACATGGCGCGCACCGCCGCCTGTCCCATTGGCGCGCACGCGGATTTCGTCGACGCTGAAACCGGCCTCGCGCAGCCGCTGCGTGAAGGCCGGGGCCGGCGCCGACGACCAGACCGCCAGGATGCCGCCGGGACGCAGCGCCGTCCGGGCGGCGCGCAATCCGCCCATGCCGTAGAGCTCGTTATTGGCGTCGCGGCTCAGCCCCTCCGGGCCGTTGTCGACATCGAGCAGGATCGCATCATAGGCCGCGGCGCCGGACCGGATGAGGTCGCCGACATCGGTCTCGCGGATGCTGACGCGCGGATCGGTCAGGCTGGTGCCGAAAATCTCGGCCATTGGGCCGCGTGCCCAGGCGACCACGGCCGGAACCAGCTCGGCAACGGTGACCCGGGCGTCGGGTCCGAGCCCGGTCAGGGCGGTACGGAGCGTGAAACCCATGCCGAGGCCACCGATCAACATATGCGGCCTGGCCCGGTCGCCAAGCCGGTTGCAGGACTTCGTCGCGAGTGCCTCTTCCGAGCTGCTGAGACGGCTGTTCATCAGCTCGATCTGTCCCGACATGATCGAGAACTCGGCGCCGCGCCGCTTCAGGCGCAGTTCGCCGCCGCCGGGCATTGTTGCGGTGTCGAGCAGTTGCCAGGGGATCACGGATGAACTCGTCGGGTTGGGGGCATGGAACGGCCGGCACGGACGACCATACGACCCCATATCGCGACGCTTGCGGATGCCGTCAATGGATCTGCGCGCGGAACCGGGCTGGCCGATCGGGCAAGCCCGGTCCATTGTCGGGTTCGAGGCCTCAGCCCGCGTGGCTCCGGTGGACCTTGGCGACCAGCACCAGGGCGGCGGTCAGGAGCAGGCCGGCATTGAACGGGTGCAAGGCCTGCAGGATGCCCGAACCGGTGGCTTGGCCGGCGACGATCCAGATGATCTGCAGGGCATAGAGGATCACCTGGACCAGTGCCCACCAGCGCAGCGGCCGGATGCTGGCCGTGGTCAGTGTGGCGATCCACACCGTGACGATCGGGATCATCAAGAGGAAGCCCAGGCCGCCGTGCAGGCCCCAGATTGTCGCGCTCTGGAACAGGGCCAACCCGGCGAGCAGGAACTGCGCGAGAATGATCGGCGGGATCATGGCGATGGCATAAACGACATAACGCGGGGCGACCTTGGCGGAGCGGTCGCGAACCAGTTGCACATCCGGATCGGTCATGGCTCAAGCCTCGACCGCGACGGGTTCGGTGGCTGAACCGGCCGGATGAGAGGCCGTCTCGGCGGACCAGTGCCGGAGCCGTTCGGCATAACGCCTGCCGGCAAGGTCGCGAGCCTGCGGGTTGAGCCGGTTGGCTTCATAGACGGTGAAGGGCTCGGCCCAGACGAGGCCGCAGCGATGCGCCGTCGATTGCAGCGGACGCAGCAGGTTGGTCAGCGCGAACAGGTTGACGCCTTCAGGCGCATAGGCCGCGGGCAGGTTGCCGGCGGTTGCCGCGACCAACAATGGGCGCCCCTCGATCAGCCGTCCCTCGTCCTCATAGGCGATGTAGAACATGTGGGTCAGCACGGCGTTCTGCCACGACTTCAGGATCGGCGGCGGCGAATACCACATGACCGGAAACTGCAGCACGATGCGATCGGCCGCGATGAGGCGACGGACCTCCGTGTCGACACTGATGCTCCCGGACGGATAGAGCGCCTGCATGTCGACGATCTCGACATCGTCGAGCCGGTTGGCGGCCGCGACCAGAGCCGCATTGGCCTTGGAGCGGGCAAGGTCGGGGTGAAAGACCAGGATCAAGGTCTTCGCCTTGGCCTTGGTGTGTGTCTGGGTCTTGGGCATGACAGCCTCCGTTGCGGGTCCGGAGGGTGGCGCCAGCGATCACATTATTCCAATGGATGATCAATATATGGTATTATTGATTTCATGAATTTACGCTCCGTCGATCTCAATCTGCTGGTGGTGCTCGACGCGCTGCTCGACGAGGCCCATGTCTCGCGTGCGGCCGACCGCCTCGGCCTGTCGCAACCCGCCGCCTCCAGCGCCCTCGAGCGCTGCCGCCACCTGTTCCGCGATCCGCTGCTGGAGCGTGGCAAGGGCATGATGCGGTTGACGCCCAAGGCCGAGACGCTGCGGGTGCCGCTCAAGAACCTGCTGGCCGAAGCAACCATCATCCTCGCACCGCCGGCGATCGATCTCGCCGATCTCAGCCAGACGGTCAGGATCGGCATGGCCGACCACCCGGCGACCGTCATCGCCGGTCCGTTGCACCACCGGTTGGGGTTGACGGCGCCCGGCATCGACGTCGTGATCCAGCCCTGGCATGGCGCATCGGCGGCGCTCGATGCGCTGGCCAAGGGCCAGATCGACCTGGCGGCCTCGGTGTTTCCCGAGGTCGGCCTGTCGTTCCGGCGCAAGCATTTGCTCGACGAGCACTATCTCGTGCTGATGCGCAAGGGCCATCCCGCCGCCGACGGCTTCGATCTCGAGCGCTGGCTGGCCTTTCCCCATGTACTGGTGTCAGGGCGTGGCGAAACCCGCGGCGCGCTCGATGATGCGCTGGCCGGCATCGGCCGGACCCGTCGCGTCGGCATGGTCGTGCCGAGCTTCATAATGGTGCCGCCTTTGCTCGCGGGCTCGGACCTGATCGCCTTGCTGCCGAGCCGCTGCCTGCCGCCGCGATGGCAAGAGCAATTCGCGGCGTTCGAGCCAGCGGTCGCGGTCAAGGGTTTTCCGCTGCATCTCGCCTGGCACGTCAGGCGGGATCAGGACATGGCTGTGCAGCATGTCGCCAAGATCATCCAAGACCTGCTGCGCTGACGGACCTGCTGCGCCGAGCGGACGGCCGGCAATGCGAGCCGGCAAGGAGCGGCTCCATCAGGACGTCACGTCGGCGCTTCGGCTTCGGCGGTCGCCGCCTGAAAGCTCGCGAGGATTGCCCCGGGATCGACGTCTCTGACGATCAGCACCAGGCGGGTCCGGCGATCGTCGTCGGGCCAGTCGTCGAGTGCGACCGGCGGGTGAAAGGTCCGGTGGACGCCATGGACCACCAGCGGGCCGGGCTCGTCGGTGACCGCGACAAGTCCCTTGAGGCGCAGGAGCGCATCGCCCCAGGTCGAACGGACAAGGCCGAGCCAGTCGTTGACGATAGCCCAGGGCAAAGGCCGGTCATGCACGATGCAGATCGTGCGAATGCTGGCATCGTGGCGTGTTCCGTGGTCGGGATGGCTGCATTGCGGATCGGCGCATGTGCCCGGATGTGCTTCCAGGGGCGGCGGCAACGATCGCGCGGGTGCCGCCGGAACCGCCGCGAAGATGATCTCCGGCGCCACCTCGCCATGACATGCGACCATGCGTTTGGCCTGAGGCGCGATCTGGCCGAGCCGGCGATCGAGGCTGGCCGCATCCCGCGCATCCGCGATGTCGGTCTTGCTGATCAGCAGCAGGTCCGACAGGCCGGCCTGCACCATGGCTTCGGCATGTTCGTCGAGCTGGCGCATGCCGTTGACCGCGTCGACGACGGTGACGACCGCCTGAAGGCGGAAGTCGTGCATGACCATCGGGTGGTTCAGGAACAGCGCCGCGACGGGCGCCGGATCGGCAAGTCCGGTGGTCTCGATCAGGACACGGTCGAACGGCGCGATCGTACCGGCCTGCCGCTTGGCCGCGATATCGCGCAAGGCCATTTCCAGGTCGCCGCGCACCGTGCAGCAGATGCAGCCGGACGACAGCAGGACAAGATCGGTATCGGTGCTTTCAATGAACAGGTGGTCGAGCCCGACGGCGCCGAACTCGTTGACGATGACGAGCGCACCCTTCATGCCGGGATTGCCGAGCAACCGGTTGATCAGCGTCGTTTTCCCCGCCCCCAGGAACCCGGTGACGATGCAGACGGGGATGCGTTCTGCCGATTTGTCCCGATCGAAGATGCTCATCCGTCAAGTCTAGTTGGAACCGGCGGTGAGTTCCACTTCCCGCGGATGACACTGTGATAAGTGTAACAACATTACATCAGATATATTGGTCGTACGAACCGCTTCCCGTCCGTCTTCAATCGTTCAATACTTGGCAGGCGCGACGGATCGGCGTGGCCCGTCGGGCTCACCACAATAATCATTCGGACGTTTCAAGGAGGACATCGCCATGACAGTGCGTGACCCGAAGGACCTTGCCGAGCAGCCGAACGCGCCCGAGCGGCGCGACTTTCTGAAAGGCGCGGCGGTCGGCGGCGTCGTTGCCGCCGCGAGCTTGCATGTCGCGCAGATGGCCGTGACCCCGGCCCAGGCGCAAACACCGGCCGTTCAGCCCTGGTGGCCGTCGCGGTGGGGAGCCGACGACCAGATCGGTGCGACCAATCACATCACGCCGCAGAAGGTGCTGGAGGCGGCGCAGTGGATCCGCGACGGCAAGATCTATCGTATTGGCCGGATGTCCGAAGCGGCCATGCCGAAATTTGGCGACCGGGCCTTTACCCTGCGCATTCCCGGCAACCCGACCGGCGGGCCGTTCGCCGGCAACAAGCTGGTCTACAACGACGAATATCTTGCCACCGAGATTGGCCAGACCGGCACCCAGTTCGACGGTCTCGCCCATATCGGCGTGCAGCTCGGCAAGGACGGCGATACCTCGGAGATGGCCTATTACAACGGCGTGCGCGGGTCCGACATGGTCGGTTCGACCGGCATGAAGAAGCTCGGGATCGAGAACGTCAAACCGATCTTCACCCGCGGCCATCTGATCGACGTCATGGCCCAGCGCGGTGGCATGATGGATGTCGGCCAGGAGGTCACGCTCGCCGATGTCCGCGGCGCGCTGGCCAAGCAGAACATGAACGAGAACGACATCAAGCCGGGGGACGCGCTGTTCTTCAACACCGGCTGGGGCTCGCTCTGGATGCGCAACAACGACCGCTACGGTTCGGGTGAACCCGGGCCGGGCCTGGAAGTCGCGCGCTGGGCGATCGAGAAGCAGATCGTCGTCATGGGGGGCGACAGCTGGGGCGTCGAGGCGGTGCCGAATCCCGACCGCAATCTGGCCTTTCCGGTTCATGCCGAACTGATCACCAAGAATGGCATCCACGTCCACGAGAACCTGCAGTTCGACGCCCTCATCGCCGATCGGAAATATCAGTTCGTCTACATTTTCTCGCCGATCCCGATCAAAGGCGCGACCGGCTCGCCCGGCGGTCCGATCGCGGTCACCTGAGCGGCGGGATCGTGGCTCCGGAGCGCACGGCACGTCCTGGCGATCGGCTGGGCTGACGCCAGAGACGCTGTTCGGCCTCGCAGGCTTTCGGGTCTGCGAGGCGGTTCGGGGGCGGAGCCAATGATGATCGGCGCCGACCGTCGAGACCGGCCTCTTCGGCCGATCCAGGCGAGCCGCCCGAGAGCCTAGCGCGCCAGCACGCTTGCCGCCTCTCGTGTCGTCGAGACCGCCTGGGACACCTGCGTCACCGCGGCCGAAATGCCGGTCATGCTGGTCGAGATCTCGGACACGGCGCGGGCCGCGCTCTGCATGTTCGACGACATGTCGCGGGTCACCGCGCTCTGTTCTTCGACCGAAGCCGCGGTTGCGATGACATTGTTGCGCATGATCTCGACCGAGGCGCGGATCGAGTCGAGTGCGTTCACCACCTCGGTCGAGATGGTCTGCACGCCATTGATTTCCGAGCTGATCTGCTCGGTCGCCTTGGCCGCCTGGTTCGCGAGGTTCTTGACCTCGGACGCGACCACGGCGAAGCCCCGCCCGGCTTCGCCCGCGCGCGCCGACTCGATGGTTGCGTTGAGCGCCAGCAGGTTGATCTGGCCGGCGATATTGTTGATCAGGCCGACAATGCCGCCCATGGCGCTCGCCGCGTCCGACAGGCGCTTGGCGAAGCTTCCGGCGGTATGGGTCTGTTCCAGGGCGCTGTCGGTGGCCGACTGCGACTTGGCCATGCTCTGCGAGATCTCGACCACCGAGGCGGCCAGCTCTTCCGCCGCCGCCGCCATGGTCTGGACATTGCCGCGGGTGGCTTCCGCGACCTCCGCCGCATTGCTCGACTCGCTGGTCGAACGGGCCACGGCCTGGTCGATCTCGCCGAAATTCTGGTCGATCATGAGCCGGAGATTGGCCAGCAATTGCATCTGCTGGGTGATGTCGGTGGCAAATTTCACCACCTTGTAGGGCCGCCCGGCGGCATCGAAGATCGGATTGTAGGAGGCCTCGATCCAGATCTCCCTGCCGCCCTTGCCAACGCGCTTGTATTGCGCGGCCTGATATTCGCCGCGTTTCAGCGCCTCCCAGAACTGGCGGTATTCCAGGCTGCCGCGCGTCGCCGGCTCGACGAACATCTGGTGGTGCTCGCCTTTGATTTCGGCCAGCGAATAGCCAACCGCGCCGAGGAAATTATCATTGGCGTCCAGGATCTTGCCATCGAGCGTGAATTCGATCACCGCCTGCGCCTTGCGGATCGCCGCCACCTGACCGGCGCGGTCGGCATCGGCGGCCTTCTGCGCTGTGATGTCGGTCGCGAATTTCACCACCTTGTAGGGCTTCCGGTCGCGTCCCATGAGCGGATTGTAAGAAGCTTCGATCCAGATTTCCCTGCCGTCCTTGCCGATCCGCCGGTATTGCGCCGCCTGGAACTCGCCGGCTCTGAGCCGGTTCCAGAAATCGCGATATTCGGCGCTGTCCTTGTGGCCGGGTTCGACGAACATGCTGTGATGCTTGCCGACGATCTCGCCGAGCGCATAGCCGACCGTCGTCAGGAAATTCTGATTTGCCGCGAGGATGGTACCAGTGAGATCGAATTCGATGACAGCCTGGACACGATCCAGAGCCGACAGCTTGGCTGCGATCTCTTGGTTTTTCTTTGATGCAAGATTTAACATCTTAAGCCTCGCGTGGCGGGAAGGTGACGACGCGTCATCGGCCCTGGGTTGATCTCGCTAGATCAGGCGATTCGCGGCGCCGAACATCGTTAAAGTTGTAGTTTTTGCTTAATAAGGCGTTACGAAAGCAATATATTGATCCGCGATTACGTAAGGTAACGTTTTGTCTTCTGGTTTGTTGGCAACTTTTGGTTGCGTCGATTCTTTCGAACGCGGCGACGCTCTGGGCCAGGTCGAGGGTGGGGAGGCCCGGCGGGTCGCGCAATCGCCGAAGGCAAACAGCGATCAACGGCGCTGAACGAGCTCCATGCGGATTCGTATAGGATGACTCGGCTCATCACGGCGGGAGACGGGTTTTGGATTGGGACAATCTGAGGATCGCGCTGGCGGTGGCCCGCCATGGTTCGCTCAGCGCCGCGGCACGGGCCCTCGGCACGACCCAGCCGACGGTCAGCCGCCGGCTCGGCGGCTTCGAGCGGCGCATCGGCGTCAAGCTGTTCGAACGTGCAGCCGGCGGACTGTCGCCGACCCCGCTCTGTGCGGCGCTGCTCGACGGCCTCGATCGGATGGACGAGGGCGCCCTGGTGATCGAGCGCCGGATTGCGGCCCGCGACACCGGCCTGCAGGGTACGATCTCGGTGACCAGCCTCGACTGGCTCGGCGATTGCGTGGTGGCGCCGATCGTGGCCCGCTTCGGCAGCCTGCACCGGCTGGTCAGCGTCGAGCTGATCAATGACGGACGGGTCTTCAACCTGTCGCGCCACGAGGCCGATATCGCGTTTCGCTTCCGCTCCTTCGAGCAGGAAGACCTGATCGAGCGCAAGGTCGCCGACATTGGTTATGGCCTCTATGCCGCACCGGCCTATCTGGAGCGGCTTGGGCCGCCGGACTTCGCCGCTGGCTGTCCCGGCGATGCGGTGGTGACGCTGCATGAAGGGGCCGGCCGGGTCTGCCAGGTCGACTGGCTCGAGGCCTTGGCGCCGAAGGCCCAGGTGATCCTGCGCGCCAACGGCCTGCATGCTCACCTTTCCGCCGTCGAAGCCGGCGTGGCGCTCGCCGCATTGCCACGCGTGCTCGGCGACGGCCGGCCGGGGCTCCGCCGCCTCGACACGCCGCTGCCCGCGCCGGTCCAGGCGGTGCGGCTCGGCGTGCATGCCGATCTCAGGGATACGCCGCGCATTCGCGCCTTCATCGACTTCGCGGCGAGCGAGCTGAAGGCGCGCGCCGCCGTGCTCAATCCGGCCTGAGGCGATCGAAGGACCCTAGGTGTTTAGTCCCGGCATTTGATGGAGTGGATCGAGCCTGAATCGTTGAGGCTCTGTTGTCCAGAGTTTGCAGATGAATTCGTAGGGTGTGAGGCCCTTGAGGGTCTTCAGCCTCCGCCCGAAATTGTAGGCGCTGACGAAGTCGGCGAGATGCGCTTCGAACTGCCGGTGGCTGTCGTAGTGGTAACGCTTGACGGTGGCTTCTTTGATGGTGCGGTTCATGCGCTCGACCTGGCCGTTAGTCCAAGGGTGCTTCACCTTGGTGAGGCGGTGCTCGATGCCGTTCTCCTGGCAGCGCATGCCGAACATGTGCGTCACGTAGCGCGCCGTCGGACCATCGGCATACCGTGGCGGGAAGGTGAACTGGATGCCGTTGTCGGTGAGAACGGTATGGATCTTGTAGGGGACGGCCTCGATCAAGGCCGAGAGGAAGGCTGACGCGGAGGTCCGCCCCGTCTTCCTGACGATCTGTACGACGGCGAATTTGCTCGTGCGATCGATGGCGACATAGAGGTACAGCTTGCCCTCAGCGGTCTGCACCTCGGCGATATCGATGTGGAAGAAGCCGATCGGATAGGATTTGAACTTCGTCTTCGCCGGCTTCTCGCCTTCGACCTCGGGCAGGCGGCTGATCCCGTGACGCTGCAGGCAGCGGTGCAGGGATGACCGCGTCAGCGTCGGGATCGTCGGCTGTAGCGCATAGAGGCAGTCGTCGAGCGGCAGCAAAGTATGCTTCCGGAAGGCGACGATCACGGCCTCTTCCTCAATCGTCAGCACTGTCGAAGTCGGGTTCTTCGGCCCGGTCGGCACATCGGTCACCGAGGTCCGCTTCTTCCACTTCGCGACCGTCTTCTGGTTAATCCCGTAGCGCTTAGACAGAGCCCTCAGGCTCTCTTGACTATGTTGTATCGCTCGACGGACCGCCTCAGTCGTCGTGGCGCTCCCGTGGAGAACCTGGCCCATAGCGCGTCCCTCGATTCCTGCATCGAGATTGCACCATCAAAGCCCGGGATCAAACACCTAGGCGTCCTTTGGCGGGTTCTCGGCGAACCAGCTGGCGATCATGGGCATGTGTGGCTCGAAGCCGCCGGGGATTGAGACGTTGAGCGCGCCGGCCTTGCTGTCGCTGCGATTCTGGAAATCGTGGGTCATCCCGCCGGGGATCAGGATGAAGGCGCCTTTCTCGGCGTTGACCCAGCGCTCGCCGACCAGAATGCTCATCGTGCCTTCGACGACGTAGAATATGTCGTCTTCCGGGTGTGAATGCGCGCCCGGGCCCTGGGTGTGGGGTTCAAGCCACCATTCGGAGATGCAGCAGGTGTTCCGGGTCTCCTCACCGTCGGCCTTGAACACGGCGCCGATGCGCCCCATCGGATAGGTCCGGCCCGCGCCGGGGGCAAGGATGACAGGTGATCGTTGGTTGCTGACGTCTTGCATGGCGATTGGCTCTCCGCGATGGCGAGGCATGCCGGTTCCGTCTGATGCGTGGCAGTGTTTTGACGCAAAAGACCTGAGGCTGGCAAGCCACTCCAGGGCTTCGGCCCGGTCAGCCTGCGGCCGGACCTTCGAGCAGGCCGAGATGTCGGCCGGCGCGCAGCGTGGCAGTCGTGCCGACGATCAGCGCGACGCAATGGATCCAACCCGAGGCAGCCCCCGCCATGATGCCGGAGAGCAGCGTGCCGACGGTGCAGCCGAGCCCGATCATCGCGCCGAAGCCGAGCAGCAGCCCGCCGAGCAGTCCGCGTGCGATATGACCGGGACCGGGACGAGTTGGCCGGAACGCACCGGACAGGACCGCCGCGACAAAACCTGCCGCGACAAGACCCAGGACGAACAGGCCGTTTGGCGTCAGCAGCGCATCGCGCACCAGGGTGGCGCAGCCGCGGAGCGTATCGAGGCCTTCCAGCCGTGCCGGCAAGAGCCCTGCCGCATCGGCCGCCTGCCGCATGCGCGCGCCGATCTCGGCGGTGACGCCCAAGGGGCTCAAGCGCAGATAGGCGGCGGTCGCGATGGCTCCGATGGCGAGGCCGCCGACCCAGGCCGGCCAGCGCGTGATGAACACCGCCTGGATCGGGTCGATGGCCGCCGGTGCCGGCCTCCGCGGCAGCCGGCGCGCCAGCACGATCACCGCTGCCGCCGCGACGGCCAGGCCAAGGGTCAGGGCGCCGGCATAACCAAGCTGGCGCGGCAGCCAGATCACCGGAGCCTCGGCGATGACGGCCAGATAGACCGGGTTCCACGAGAGGAAACCGAGGATGAAACCGGCGCCGGTGCCGATCAGCGCGAAGGGGGCCGTCGGCGAACCTTCGCCGAGCCGATAGAGATGGGCGCTGATGCAGGAGCCGGAAATCGCCATGCCGGCCCCGAAGGCGAGCCCGCCGAGGATCAGCGCCGGGCCCACCGGCCCGATATGGGCGGTCGGCGGCAGGCGGGTTCCCGATGGGTCCGGCAGCCAGGCGCCGAACACCAGCGTATAGCCGGCAAGGCCCGCGGCGAGCGCCGTGATGATGCCGATGAGCCCGCGCGGATCGCGCCGGTCGAGCCAGTCGCGCCAGATGCAGAAGAAGCAGAAGCGCGAGCGCTGCAACACGAAGCCGAAGGCTAGCCCCAGGATCAGGGAGAGCTGCAATTGGGCTCCGGCGACCGGTTGCCGGCCGAGCCCGTAGGCTGCCGCGGCGATCGCCAGGCTGGCCGCCGCCGCGATGGCGTAACGCCAGGTCGCGGATGGCGCCGGTGCGCCATCCGCTGCTGCCGCCGGGTCGGTCGTCGTCACGTCGGTCTCGCTTGCCGGCCCATGGGCTGACTGGCGTCCTGGTTCACTTGCCGCCCCAGACCGTGCCGGCCGGATTGGCGATGGGCACGCCGACGGTGTTGCCATATTCGGTCCAGGAGCCGTCATAATTCGCCACCTGGTAGCCGAGCAGCCGCGACAGGATGAACCAGGTATGGCTCGATCTCTCGCCGATCCGACAGGTGGTGATGATCGGTTTCGATCCGTCGATGCCGACCTCGGCATAAAGCTTGCGCAGCTCTTCGATCGGCTTGATCGTGCCGTCGGCGGCGTTCACCGCGCGAGCCCAGGGCACATTGACCGCGCCAGGGATATGGCCGGCGCGGATCGCCAGTTCCTGCACCCCTGCCGGCGCGATGATCTTGCCGGTGAACTCGTCGGGTGAGCGGATGTCGAGGATGCGTGCCTCGGAGCGCT
This portion of the Phreatobacter stygius genome encodes:
- a CDS encoding cupin domain-containing protein, with protein sequence MQDVSNQRSPVILAPGAGRTYPMGRIGAVFKADGEETRNTCCISEWWLEPHTQGPGAHSHPEDDIFYVVEGTMSILVGERWVNAEKGAFILIPGGMTHDFQNRSDSKAGALNVSIPGGFEPHMPMIASWFAENPPKDA
- a CDS encoding YeeE/YedE family protein, with translation MTTTDPAAAADGAPAPSATWRYAIAAAASLAIAAAAYGLGRQPVAGAQLQLSLILGLAFGFVLQRSRFCFFCIWRDWLDRRDPRGLIGIITALAAGLAGYTLVFGAWLPDPSGTRLPPTAHIGPVGPALILGGLAFGAGMAISGSCISAHLYRLGEGSPTAPFALIGTGAGFILGFLSWNPVYLAVIAEAPVIWLPRQLGYAGALTLGLAVAAAAVIVLARRLPRRPAPAAIDPIQAVFITRWPAWVGGLAIGAIATAAYLRLSPLGVTAEIGARMRQAADAAGLLPARLEGLDTLRGCATLVRDALLTPNGLFVLGLVAAGFVAAVLSGAFRPTRPGPGHIARGLLGGLLLGFGAMIGLGCTVGTLLSGIMAGAASGWIHCVALIVGTTATLRAGRHLGLLEGPAAG